The following are encoded in a window of Miltoncostaea marina genomic DNA:
- a CDS encoding AMP-binding protein, with protein sequence MPPPASQTVAIAAAAAPPFAGALERFGDRVAVVARGRPVAYGELAERADARARELGPGRRLVLVRGGNDVETLVTYLAALRAGHVAWLAAPGAPARDAAVVGRFRPDTVVSVDDGRVDIATGGAEPGHELHPELALLMPTSGSTGAPRLVRISHAALHANAEAIATYLAITERDRAATSLPMHYCYGLSVVNSHLLRGGRLLLTDRSVADPAFWALVREGGATSFAGVPHTFDLLERVGFAGMDLPSLRYVTQAGGRLAPERVRRYARLGRQRGWELVVMYGQTEATARMAYLPPALAEARPSAIGVPVPGGSLRLADVPEADEPGVGELVYRGPNVMLGYAREAADLALGRVVDELRTGDLARRGPDGLLEIVGRRSRFLKLFGLRIDLDEVERMLAADGLAAACTGDDERLVVAVAGDGPRACLGPSLAGRLGVPASRVAVVAVERIPRGPSGKTDYPALAALAPPPAAAPEGVAAAAGADAGAATGRVAAILAAAVGRDRVGADDSFAALGGDSLSYVEVSIALEEELGHLPPDWPRRTVAELAAGARERGRGARLETSVALRAAAILLVVASHMTAFWPAGGAHLLLGLAGHSFARFQLAAMDAPRRLARSAAAIARVAVPASAWIWLQVLVAGSYSAGAAMLVNNYTGSQELGPDGRWHYWFLEALVQTLIVLTALFAIPAVRRWERRRPFAVVLVLLAGALLFRFELLAFGAGDNLMFRPHAVAWVFLLGWAVHRATTTGRRAAVSALVVATVPGFFGVPAQEAVVTCGLLVLLWAPAVRVPRWMVRPAGAVAAASLFIYLTHWQVFPPLARELPLAVAMPLTVAVGVAAWRLAGLACAACARVPARPGRARGESPALALADEPG encoded by the coding sequence GTGCCGCCCCCCGCCTCCCAGACCGTCGCGATCGCCGCCGCGGCGGCGCCGCCGTTCGCCGGCGCCCTCGAGCGGTTCGGCGATCGGGTGGCCGTGGTGGCGCGCGGCCGCCCCGTCGCCTACGGCGAGCTCGCCGAGCGGGCCGACGCCCGGGCGCGCGAGCTGGGCCCGGGGCGCCGCCTGGTGCTGGTGCGCGGCGGCAACGACGTCGAGACCCTCGTCACCTACCTCGCCGCGCTGCGGGCCGGCCACGTCGCGTGGCTCGCGGCGCCGGGCGCCCCGGCCCGCGACGCCGCCGTGGTCGGTCGCTTCCGGCCCGACACCGTCGTGTCCGTCGACGACGGCCGGGTCGACATCGCGACCGGCGGCGCCGAGCCGGGCCACGAGCTGCACCCCGAGCTCGCGCTGCTGATGCCGACCTCCGGCTCGACCGGCGCGCCGCGCCTGGTGCGCATCTCCCACGCCGCCCTGCACGCCAACGCCGAGGCGATCGCGACCTACCTGGCGATCACGGAGCGCGACCGCGCGGCGACGTCGCTGCCGATGCACTACTGCTACGGCCTGTCGGTCGTGAACTCGCACCTGCTGCGCGGCGGGCGCCTGCTGCTGACGGACCGCTCGGTGGCCGATCCGGCCTTTTGGGCGCTCGTGCGCGAGGGCGGCGCGACCAGCTTCGCGGGCGTGCCGCACACGTTCGACCTGCTGGAGCGCGTCGGGTTCGCCGGGATGGACCTGCCGTCGCTGCGCTACGTGACGCAGGCCGGCGGGCGGCTGGCGCCGGAGCGGGTGCGCCGCTACGCCCGCCTGGGCCGCCAGCGCGGGTGGGAGCTCGTGGTGATGTACGGCCAGACCGAGGCGACGGCGCGCATGGCCTACCTGCCGCCCGCGCTGGCGGAGGCCCGCCCCTCGGCGATCGGCGTGCCCGTGCCCGGCGGGTCGCTGCGCCTGGCCGACGTGCCGGAGGCGGACGAGCCCGGCGTCGGCGAGCTCGTCTACCGCGGCCCCAACGTGATGCTCGGCTACGCCCGGGAGGCCGCCGACCTCGCGCTGGGCCGGGTCGTCGACGAGCTGCGCACCGGCGACCTGGCCCGGCGGGGGCCGGACGGCCTCCTCGAGATCGTGGGCCGCCGCAGCCGCTTCCTGAAGCTCTTCGGCCTGCGCATCGACCTCGACGAGGTCGAGCGCATGCTCGCCGCGGACGGCCTCGCGGCGGCCTGCACGGGCGACGACGAGCGCCTGGTGGTCGCCGTGGCCGGCGACGGGCCGCGCGCCTGCCTGGGCCCGTCGCTCGCGGGCCGCCTCGGCGTGCCGGCCTCGCGGGTCGCGGTCGTCGCCGTGGAGCGGATCCCCCGCGGGCCGAGCGGCAAGACGGACTACCCGGCCCTCGCGGCCCTCGCGCCCCCGCCCGCCGCGGCCCCCGAGGGGGTCGCCGCGGCGGCCGGCGCGGACGCCGGCGCCGCGACCGGGCGCGTGGCGGCGATCCTCGCGGCCGCCGTGGGCCGCGACCGGGTGGGCGCGGACGACAGCTTCGCCGCGCTCGGCGGCGACTCGCTCTCGTACGTCGAGGTCTCGATCGCGCTGGAGGAGGAGCTCGGGCACCTGCCCCCGGACTGGCCGCGCCGGACCGTGGCCGAGCTGGCCGCGGGCGCCCGGGAGCGCGGCCGGGGGGCGCGCCTCGAAACGAGCGTCGCCCTGCGCGCGGCGGCGATCCTGCTCGTGGTGGCGTCGCACATGACCGCGTTCTGGCCCGCCGGCGGGGCGCACCTGCTGCTCGGGCTCGCCGGCCACAGCTTCGCCCGCTTCCAGCTCGCCGCGATGGACGCGCCGCGGCGACTGGCGCGCTCGGCCGCCGCGATCGCGCGGGTGGCGGTGCCGGCCTCGGCGTGGATCTGGTTGCAGGTGCTCGTCGCGGGGTCGTACAGCGCCGGCGCGGCGATGCTCGTGAACAACTACACCGGGTCGCAGGAGCTCGGCCCGGACGGCCGCTGGCACTACTGGTTCCTCGAGGCGCTCGTCCAGACGCTGATCGTGCTGACCGCGCTGTTCGCGATCCCGGCCGTGCGTCGGTGGGAGCGCCGGCGGCCCTTCGCCGTCGTGCTCGTCCTGCTCGCCGGAGCGCTGCTGTTCCGGTTCGAGCTGCTCGCGTTCGGCGCCGGCGACAACCTGATGTTCCGCCCGCACGCCGTGGCGTGGGTGTTCCTGCTCGGCTGGGCCGTCCACCGGGCGACGACCACCGGCCGGAGGGCCGCGGTGTCGGCGCTCGTGGTGGCGACCGTGCCCGGCTTCTTCGGCGTCCCCGCCCAGGAGGCGGTCGTCACCTGCGGGCTGCTCGTGCTGCTGTGGGCGCCCGCGGTGCGGGTGCCGCGCTGGATGGTGCGCCCGGCGGGCGCGGTCGCGGCCGCCTCGCTGTTCATCTACCTCACCCACTGGCAGGTCTTCCCCCCGCTGGCGCGCGAGCTGCCGCTCGCCGTGGCGATGCCGCTGACGGTCGCGGTCGGCGTGGCCGCCTGGCGCCTGGCCGGCCTCGCGTGCGCGGCGTGCGCGCGCGTGCCGGCGCGGCCCGGCCGGGCGCGCGGCGAGTCGCCCGCGCTCGCCCTCGCCGACGAGCCCGGATAG
- a CDS encoding OsmC family protein gives MAVRSKTFEYRASLGRDGVMLAEGADPLTTAAGWTPDHLVLAALLRCALGSLRHHVGRAGIEMESGGEAHGVVARRDEDGRFAIVAVDVALDVRLDPLPSADDARELIRKAERDCFVAASLRARPRYAWTVNGVPLDEGVEEAARGRAAAGAWSAAATPGGEPHGQARVGAG, from the coding sequence ATGGCGGTGCGCAGCAAGACCTTCGAGTACCGGGCGTCGCTCGGCCGCGACGGCGTCATGCTCGCCGAGGGCGCCGATCCGCTCACCACCGCCGCCGGGTGGACGCCGGACCACCTCGTGCTGGCCGCGCTGCTGCGCTGCGCCCTGGGCAGCCTGCGCCACCACGTCGGGCGCGCGGGGATCGAGATGGAAAGCGGCGGCGAGGCGCACGGCGTGGTGGCGCGCCGGGACGAGGACGGGCGCTTCGCGATCGTCGCGGTCGACGTGGCGCTCGACGTGCGGCTCGACCCGCTGCCGAGCGCGGACGACGCCCGCGAGCTCATCCGCAAGGCCGAACGGGACTGCTTCGTCGCGGCCTCGCTGCGGGCGCGCCCCCGCTACGCCTGGACGGTCAACGGCGTGCCCCTCGACGAGGGGGTCGAGGAGGCCGCCCGAGGCCGGGCCGCCGCCGGCGCGTGGTCAGCGGCCGCGACGCCGGGGGGCGAGCCACATGGCCAGGCCCGGGTCGGCGCCGGCTAG